The following are encoded together in the bacterium genome:
- a CDS encoding metallophosphoesterase family protein, with protein sequence MSRIAVLSDIHSNLHALTAVWRRIEEIGIDAVYCCGDVVGYGARPVECLEMIRERGVTCVQGNHDALVADGSLSLDFNIYSLAAVEHNRGLLNAEQLQWLADLPTYHRLDREVLFVHGAPCDRDKYLVYLDDLQEASERVMNEDGPGVCFFGHTHHPVIFDGHGFERVRQATVTLEHGQRNLANPGSVGQPRDNDPRSSFLWWDRSTNLLNYERVEYDVQGARQDILDADLPRILGDRLLEGR encoded by the coding sequence ATGAGCCGTATCGCCGTCCTCTCGGACATCCACAGCAACCTGCACGCGCTGACCGCGGTCTGGCGCCGGATCGAGGAGATCGGCATCGACGCGGTGTACTGCTGCGGCGACGTGGTGGGCTACGGGGCCCGTCCGGTGGAATGCCTGGAGATGATCCGGGAAAGGGGCGTGACCTGCGTGCAGGGCAACCACGACGCGCTCGTGGCCGACGGTTCCCTGAGCCTCGACTTCAACATCTACTCCCTGGCCGCCGTGGAGCACAACCGGGGCCTGCTGAACGCCGAGCAGCTGCAGTGGCTGGCCGACCTGCCCACCTACCACCGGCTCGACCGGGAGGTCCTGTTCGTGCACGGGGCGCCCTGCGACCGGGACAAGTACCTCGTCTACCTCGACGACCTGCAGGAGGCCAGCGAGCGGGTCATGAACGAGGACGGTCCGGGCGTGTGCTTCTTCGGCCACACCCACCATCCGGTCATCTTCGACGGGCACGGCTTCGAGCGCGTGCGCCAGGCCACGGTCACCCTCGAGCACGGCCAGCGCAACCTGGCCAACCCGGGCAGCGTGGGCCAGCCCCGCGACAACGACCCCCGCTCGAGCTTCCTCTGGTGGGACCGCAGCACGAACCTCCTCAACTACGAGCGGGTCGAGTACGACGTGCAGGGGGCCCGGCAGGACATCCTCGACGCCGACCTGCCGCGCATCCTGGGCGATCGGCTGCTCGAGGGCCGCTAG
- a CDS encoding phosphate ABC transporter substrate-binding protein: MRPLRRFRTALAAGVVAACLATGLVSAAAAGVVVIGHPDLATGEVAARDLERIFLGKMTRWSDGVTVVPVVLREGPTHEEFVTGLLGRSTHRFVAYWRQMVFTGKGTPPASVQSEREMVAYVGLTPGAVGYVSDAARLDGVRILVVDGP, from the coding sequence ATGCGCCCGCTCCGCCGCTTCCGCACCGCCCTCGCCGCAGGCGTCGTGGCCGCCTGCCTCGCCACCGGCCTCGTGTCCGCGGCCGCGGCCGGGGTCGTCGTCATCGGCCATCCGGATCTGGCCACGGGCGAGGTCGCCGCCCGCGATCTCGAACGCATCTTCCTGGGCAAGATGACCCGCTGGTCCGACGGCGTCACGGTGGTGCCGGTGGTGCTGCGCGAGGGGCCGACCCACGAGGAGTTCGTCACCGGCCTGCTCGGTCGTTCGACCCACCGCTTCGTCGCCTACTGGCGGCAGATGGTCTTCACGGGCAAAGGCACGCCGCCGGCGAGCGTGCAGTCCGAACGCGAGATGGTGGCCTACGTGGGCCTGACCCCGGGCGCCGTCGGCTACGTCTCCGACGCGGCCCGCCTCGACGGGGTCAGGATCCTCGTGGTGGACGGCCCATGA
- a CDS encoding HAMP domain-containing histidine kinase codes for MKFTHRIMLGPVVAAVAFLFVFALVQAAAERSSRTIVRIQDEVFHATELSSELQIDLLRIRYLLTEAATNGNEDAVGEADRVAADFRRALASCASVPALAEMLAPVRDGFENYYDQARDTTRLMLAQAGNLSLDFDPALIAEVAEMNRRYETLSSRLDVVARDNNQALGAAIEDVRGRVSRLRWVLNTTGLVFIALLFVLGLIAVASVVRPVHRMSRVAQAISGGDLSKQLHHRSPDALGELADSIREMQASLIRDIARREQAEADLIATQGQMIQSEKMAVLGTLVAGLAHELNTPLGTMAASVDLVDRSRHIIVERCVGRPEAADDERLARAMRALEQGLGNLAAASTRIGELVRGLQVFSQLDKGELRQTDINAGLAATLDLIAHDMPATVAVRREFGELPPVLAYSAQLNQAFLSLVRHAIRDTAAGGAVTVRTEPLGERVRVVISDTGCGYQPDALLALFNPSFKADTSRMRMDWEMVTASRIVDRHQGVLTARSTPGEGTRYTIEIPVWAVPTDDAIGDPSGSPAAADAAEKNAAE; via the coding sequence ATGAAGTTCACCCACCGCATCATGCTCGGCCCGGTGGTGGCGGCCGTGGCCTTCCTCTTCGTGTTCGCCCTGGTCCAGGCCGCCGCCGAGCGCAGCTCGCGCACCATCGTCCGCATCCAGGACGAGGTCTTCCACGCCACCGAGCTGAGCAGCGAGCTGCAGATCGACCTGCTGCGCATCCGCTACCTGCTGACCGAGGCGGCGACCAACGGCAACGAGGACGCCGTCGGCGAGGCCGACCGCGTGGCCGCCGATTTCCGCCGGGCCCTGGCCTCGTGCGCGTCGGTGCCCGCCCTGGCGGAGATGCTGGCCCCGGTGCGCGACGGCTTCGAGAACTACTACGACCAGGCGCGCGACACCACCCGCCTCATGCTGGCCCAGGCCGGCAACCTGAGCCTCGACTTCGACCCGGCGCTGATCGCCGAGGTGGCCGAGATGAACCGGCGCTACGAGACCCTCAGCAGCCGCCTCGACGTGGTGGCGCGCGACAACAACCAGGCTCTCGGCGCCGCCATCGAGGACGTGCGCGGCCGGGTCTCGCGCCTACGCTGGGTGCTGAACACCACGGGGCTGGTCTTCATCGCGCTGCTCTTCGTGCTCGGCCTGATCGCCGTGGCCTCGGTGGTGCGCCCGGTGCACCGCATGAGCCGCGTGGCCCAGGCCATCAGCGGCGGCGACCTGAGCAAGCAGCTGCACCACCGCTCGCCCGACGCCCTCGGCGAGCTGGCCGACAGCATCCGCGAGATGCAGGCTTCGCTGATCCGCGACATCGCCCGGCGCGAGCAGGCCGAGGCCGACCTCATCGCGACCCAGGGCCAGATGATCCAGTCGGAGAAGATGGCGGTCCTGGGCACGCTCGTCGCCGGCCTGGCCCACGAGCTGAACACGCCGCTGGGCACCATGGCCGCCTCGGTCGACCTGGTCGACCGCAGCCGGCACATCATCGTCGAGCGCTGCGTGGGGCGGCCCGAAGCGGCCGACGACGAACGCCTGGCGCGGGCCATGCGGGCCCTGGAGCAGGGACTGGGCAACCTGGCGGCGGCCAGCACCCGCATCGGCGAGCTGGTGCGGGGCCTGCAGGTCTTCAGCCAGCTGGACAAGGGCGAATTGCGCCAGACCGACATCAACGCCGGCCTTGCGGCCACCCTCGACCTGATCGCCCACGACATGCCGGCGACGGTCGCGGTGCGGCGGGAGTTCGGCGAACTGCCCCCGGTGCTGGCCTATTCGGCGCAGCTGAACCAGGCCTTCCTCTCGCTGGTCCGGCACGCGATCCGGGACACGGCGGCCGGGGGCGCGGTGACGGTGCGCACCGAACCGCTCGGCGAACGGGTGCGCGTGGTCATCAGCGACACGGGCTGCGGCTACCAGCCCGACGCGCTGCTGGCCCTCTTCAACCCCAGTTTCAAGGCCGACACGAGCCGCATGCGCATGGACTGGGAGATGGTCACCGCGAGCCGCATCGTCGACCGCCACCAGGGCGTGCTCACGGCGCGCTCGACCCCCGGCGAGGGCACGCGCTACACCATCGAGATCCCGGTGTGGGCGGTGCCGACCGACGACGCCATCGGCGACCCTTCCGGGAGCCCCGCCGCGGCGGACGCGGCCGAAAAAAATGCAGCGGAATGA
- a CDS encoding cytochrome c3 family protein, which yields MVSRLLNSSFATWLIVGLALGLAMTALVAATPVRAQDAETCLECHEDMDLTKNVGDRVVSLYVDIAQFQKSVHGREGLECIDCHQDLDGFDDWPHDEELADVDCSMCHDDVAEIYMDSMHGKEAAKGNKLAPRCWSCHGAHDIMPPEDPDSAVNKFNIPIMCGKCHKEGAPVGDFAGASQDSILAHYKMSIHGEGLYRRGLTKTAVCSDCHTAHNVRNHNDPKSTINKANVSNTCRQCHGLIENVHQKVIEGKLWEEAPNQVPVCIECHQPHEVRRVYYDQGMSNAECLACHSKPDLVAASLGKEGKSMFVDEVMLAGSTHAKQACIQCHTGASPSHERPCDTVPSKVDCAICHAGVVDVYKSSIHGRLGSQGDPDTPDCLMCHGTHNVLPKSDPNSRTYVRNIPDLCGTCHDDGGIADKRYEGSQHSMVANYKQSVHGRALEKSGLVVTATCVDCHTTHEILPSSDVKSSVSRARVDVTCAKCHEGIDREFRQSIHFTGEPKDGHPLPMCNDCHTSHEIARTDAEGFRLAIVNQCGHCHEEVTETYFETYHGKVFALGYTETASCADCHGQHRILKPDDPESTLSHENIVATCAQCHSGSHRQFAGYLTHATHHDKEKYPVIHYTWLFMTALLVGTFSFFGIHTLLWLPRSIQALKHSRQLRKQAEGQKLFRRFDRLHRMLHIMVIVSFLTLAVTGLTLKFSYLPFAQTLAHLLGGFQSAGTLHRMGAVLTFFYFTRHVYDLICRRRASGKSWKDFIFGDEGMFPNKRDGVEFVETVKWFLHKGERPRYGRWTYWEKFDYFAVFWGVAMIGFSGLILWFPEKFTLVLPGWFINVATIIHSDEALLATGFIFTIHFFNTHFRPDRFPMDPVIFTGRMTLEEFKEDRPREYEQLVAEGRLEEFLVEPLDKGFVRALKTFGFIALSIGLSLVVLIIWAVIFAYR from the coding sequence ATGGTTTCTCGCTTGCTGAACAGCTCCTTCGCGACCTGGCTGATCGTCGGCCTGGCCCTGGGGCTGGCCATGACCGCCCTCGTCGCCGCGACCCCGGTGCGCGCCCAGGACGCCGAGACCTGCCTCGAATGTCACGAGGACATGGATCTGACCAAGAACGTCGGCGACCGCGTCGTCTCGCTGTACGTCGACATCGCGCAGTTCCAGAAGTCGGTCCACGGCCGCGAGGGTCTCGAGTGCATCGACTGCCACCAGGACCTCGACGGCTTCGACGACTGGCCGCACGACGAGGAGCTCGCGGACGTCGACTGCTCCATGTGCCACGACGACGTGGCCGAGATCTACATGGACAGCATGCACGGCAAGGAGGCGGCCAAGGGCAACAAGCTCGCCCCGCGCTGCTGGAGCTGCCACGGCGCCCACGACATCATGCCGCCCGAGGATCCCGATTCGGCGGTGAACAAGTTCAACATCCCCATCATGTGCGGGAAGTGCCACAAGGAAGGCGCCCCGGTGGGCGACTTCGCCGGCGCCAGCCAGGACAGCATCCTGGCCCACTACAAGATGTCGATCCACGGCGAGGGCCTGTACCGGCGCGGCCTGACCAAGACCGCCGTCTGTTCGGACTGCCACACCGCCCACAACGTGCGCAACCACAACGATCCCAAGTCGACCATCAACAAGGCGAACGTCTCGAACACCTGCCGCCAGTGCCACGGCCTGATCGAGAACGTCCACCAGAAGGTCATCGAGGGCAAGCTGTGGGAGGAGGCGCCGAACCAGGTGCCCGTCTGCATCGAGTGCCACCAGCCCCACGAGGTGCGGCGGGTGTACTACGACCAGGGCATGTCCAACGCCGAGTGCCTCGCCTGCCACAGCAAGCCCGACCTGGTCGCGGCGAGCCTGGGCAAGGAAGGCAAGTCGATGTTCGTGGACGAGGTCATGCTCGCGGGTTCGACCCACGCCAAGCAGGCCTGCATCCAGTGCCACACCGGCGCCTCGCCCAGCCACGAGCGCCCCTGCGACACCGTGCCGAGCAAGGTCGACTGCGCCATCTGCCACGCGGGCGTCGTCGACGTCTACAAGAGCAGCATCCACGGCCGTCTCGGCAGCCAGGGCGATCCGGACACGCCGGACTGCCTCATGTGCCACGGCACCCACAACGTGCTGCCGAAGTCCGACCCGAACTCGCGCACCTACGTGCGCAACATCCCCGACCTGTGCGGCACGTGCCACGACGACGGCGGCATCGCCGACAAGCGCTACGAGGGCAGCCAGCACTCGATGGTCGCCAACTACAAGCAGAGCGTGCACGGCCGGGCCCTCGAGAAGAGCGGCCTGGTGGTGACGGCGACCTGCGTCGACTGCCACACGACCCACGAGATCCTGCCCAGCTCGGACGTGAAGTCGAGCGTCAGCCGGGCCCGGGTCGACGTGACCTGCGCCAAGTGCCACGAGGGCATCGACCGCGAGTTCCGGCAGAGCATCCACTTCACGGGCGAGCCGAAGGACGGCCACCCGCTGCCCATGTGCAACGACTGCCACACGAGCCACGAGATCGCGCGCACCGACGCCGAGGGCTTCCGGCTGGCCATCGTCAACCAGTGCGGCCACTGCCACGAAGAGGTGACCGAGACCTACTTCGAGACCTACCACGGCAAGGTCTTCGCCCTCGGCTACACCGAGACGGCGAGCTGCGCCGACTGCCACGGCCAGCACCGGATCCTCAAGCCGGACGATCCGGAGTCCACCCTGTCGCACGAGAACATCGTGGCCACCTGCGCCCAGTGCCACTCCGGTTCGCACCGGCAGTTCGCGGGCTACCTGACCCACGCCACGCACCACGACAAGGAGAAGTACCCGGTCATCCACTACACGTGGCTGTTCATGACCGCGCTGCTCGTGGGCACGTTCAGCTTCTTCGGCATCCACACGCTGCTGTGGCTGCCGCGGTCGATCCAGGCGCTGAAGCACTCGCGGCAGCTGCGCAAGCAGGCCGAGGGCCAGAAGCTCTTCCGCCGCTTCGACCGCCTGCACCGCATGCTGCACATCATGGTGATCGTCAGCTTCCTGACCCTGGCGGTGACGGGCCTGACGCTGAAGTTCAGCTACCTGCCGTTCGCCCAGACGCTGGCCCACCTGCTGGGCGGCTTCCAGTCGGCCGGCACGCTGCACCGCATGGGCGCCGTGCTGACGTTCTTCTACTTCACGCGCCACGTCTACGACCTGATCTGCCGCCGCCGGGCCTCGGGCAAGTCGTGGAAAGACTTCATCTTCGGCGACGAGGGGATGTTCCCCAACAAGCGCGACGGCGTCGAGTTCGTCGAGACGGTGAAGTGGTTCCTGCACAAGGGTGAGCGCCCGCGCTACGGCCGCTGGACCTACTGGGAGAAGTTCGACTACTTCGCGGTGTTCTGGGGCGTGGCCATGATCGGCTTCTCGGGCCTGATCCTGTGGTTCCCCGAGAAGTTCACCCTGGTGCTGCCGGGCTGGTTCATCAACGTGGCGACGATCATCCACTCGGACGAGGCGTTGCTGGCCACCGGCTTCATCTTCACGATCCACTTCTTCAACACGCACTTCCGTCCGGACCGGTTCCCCATGGACCCGGTGATCTTCACCGGCCGGATGACGCTGGAGGAGTTCAAGGAGGACCGGCCGCGCGAGTACGAGCAGCTGGTCGCCGAGGGTCGCCTGGAGGAGTTCCTGGTCGAGCCCCTGGACAAGGGCTTCGTGCGGGCGCTGAAGACCTTCGGGTTCATCGCCCTGAGCATCGGCCTGTCGCTGGTCGTGCTGATCATCTGGGCCGTGATCTTCGCCTACCGGTAG
- a CDS encoding response regulator, producing MKDRTAKYAESDAHVLLVDDEEMVLATLRAFLELETGYRVTSFTDPAAAVAFGREHAVDVVVADFLMPGTNGIEVLREFAASNPHAPRILLTGYADKASAIKAINEVGLFQYLEKPWDNDQFLVVLRNALDRRFLVKELQAKIREIDQAQGRLSGLQDDILRTFI from the coding sequence GTGAAAGACAGGACCGCCAAGTACGCCGAGAGCGACGCCCACGTGCTGCTGGTCGACGACGAGGAGATGGTGCTCGCCACCCTGCGCGCCTTCCTCGAGCTGGAGACCGGTTACCGGGTCACGAGCTTCACCGATCCGGCGGCGGCCGTGGCGTTCGGGCGGGAGCACGCGGTCGACGTGGTGGTGGCCGACTTCCTGATGCCGGGCACCAACGGCATCGAGGTGCTGCGTGAGTTCGCGGCCTCGAACCCGCACGCGCCCCGCATCCTGCTGACGGGCTACGCCGACAAGGCCAGCGCCATCAAGGCCATCAACGAGGTGGGCCTCTTCCAGTACCTGGAGAAGCCCTGGGACAACGACCAGTTCCTCGTCGTGCTGCGCAACGCCCTGGACCGCCGCTTCCTCGTCAAGGAGCTGCAGGCCAAGATCCGGGAGATCGACCAGGCCCAGGGGCGGCTGTCCGGCCTGCAGGACGACATCCTGCGCACCTTCATCTGA
- a CDS encoding tetratricopeptide repeat protein: protein MRTRLVITLLAALAAVATTGPAAATEPVHGTFWYIIDNVTAVDADAEALVWVTLPPAWDGQEVTLGAFDPAPVAILEDPSSGNRIVEWRLRPEPFAAGPAGELHQFYFRYEFTLLASPVHRRGAPESVPAYDRDDPLVKRYTAEEPGLQTDGRIRDLALHLAGDDRDPYRIGRRIYGWVLDNLVFRPNGAREWDALAILDAREGNCEQFSTLFVALCRSVGIPARTLDNTWLWGGRHVFAEIFIPGKGWLPVDPTLGQLLTEGRGGLNEPQVDATLGERGIPLGDAGWLYGNAPENRLVITLGCNIHFDSPTLGREVTLRTMKPGGSDAVPDGFRLTGFRGDVVHGGFYVFGERLDEEAAHGLAHQRLANRFFTEGLDEYIEDACRTASARYLTGTQNWINLGKSYLHKGEYYKAEAAFRRAEKLAGREPRENQISLVWIHNYLGNCYDLLGERGLARAEYEQTLTYQNDFKGAARYARRFLEKPFTKD from the coding sequence ATGAGGACGAGACTGGTGATCACGCTGCTGGCGGCGCTGGCGGCCGTGGCCACGACGGGCCCCGCGGCGGCGACCGAGCCGGTGCACGGGACGTTCTGGTACATCATCGACAACGTGACCGCCGTCGACGCCGACGCCGAGGCCCTGGTCTGGGTGACCCTGCCGCCGGCATGGGACGGCCAGGAGGTCACCCTGGGCGCCTTCGACCCCGCGCCCGTGGCGATCCTCGAGGACCCCTCGTCGGGCAACCGGATCGTCGAGTGGCGCCTGCGGCCGGAGCCCTTCGCGGCCGGCCCGGCGGGCGAGCTGCACCAGTTCTACTTCCGCTACGAGTTCACCCTGCTGGCCTCGCCGGTGCACCGGCGCGGGGCGCCGGAGTCGGTGCCCGCCTACGACCGCGACGACCCGCTGGTGAAGCGCTACACGGCCGAGGAGCCCGGCCTGCAGACCGACGGGCGCATCCGCGACCTGGCCCTGCACCTGGCCGGTGACGACCGCGACCCGTACCGCATCGGCCGGCGCATCTACGGCTGGGTGCTGGACAACCTCGTCTTCCGCCCCAACGGCGCCCGCGAGTGGGACGCCCTGGCCATCCTCGACGCCCGCGAGGGCAACTGCGAGCAGTTCTCGACCCTCTTCGTGGCCCTGTGCCGCTCGGTCGGCATTCCGGCGCGCACGCTGGACAACACCTGGCTGTGGGGCGGGCGCCACGTCTTCGCGGAGATCTTCATTCCGGGCAAGGGCTGGCTGCCGGTCGATCCGACCCTGGGGCAGCTCCTGACCGAGGGCCGGGGCGGCCTGAACGAGCCGCAGGTCGACGCCACCCTGGGCGAGCGCGGCATCCCCCTCGGCGACGCCGGCTGGCTGTACGGCAATGCGCCGGAGAACCGGCTGGTGATCACGCTCGGCTGCAACATCCACTTCGATTCGCCGACCCTCGGCCGCGAGGTCACGCTGCGCACCATGAAGCCGGGGGGCAGCGACGCCGTGCCGGACGGCTTCAGGCTCACGGGCTTCCGGGGCGACGTGGTCCACGGCGGCTTCTACGTCTTCGGCGAACGCCTCGACGAGGAGGCGGCCCACGGCCTGGCCCACCAGCGCCTGGCCAACCGCTTCTTCACCGAGGGGCTCGACGAGTACATCGAGGACGCCTGCCGCACCGCCAGCGCGCGCTACCTGACGGGCACCCAGAACTGGATCAACCTGGGCAAGTCGTACCTGCACAAGGGCGAGTACTACAAGGCCGAGGCCGCCTTCCGGCGCGCCGAGAAACTGGCGGGGCGGGAACCGCGCGAGAACCAGATCTCGCTCGTGTGGATCCACAACTACCTGGGCAACTGCTACGACCTGCTGGGCGAGCGCGGACTGGCCCGGGCCGAGTACGAGCAGACGCTGACCTACCAGAACGACTTCAAGGGGGCCGCCCGCTACGCCCGGCGCTTCCTGGAGAAGCCCTTCACGAAGGACTGA